A region of the Numenius arquata chromosome 2, bNumArq3.hap1.1, whole genome shotgun sequence genome:
ACTTTCAAGACCTATGTATTGATATCGCAGGACAGTGTAAGAGATGGTGCTGGTTTGAATGTTGTCTCATGTTTCTTGGGTTTGAATGAATGCACGGTGGAGAAGCTACCCGTAATACCTCTATGAACACAATGCTCTTGAAATGAGTGGTAAGTCTATTTAACGCCTCCCGTATCTCTCCCCCATGCTGTGTTGTAGACTATGCTGTCACAGCCAACTCCAAGATTGTGGTAGTAACTGCAGGCGTTCGTCAGCAAGAGGGGGAGAGTCGCCTCAACCTGGTTCAGAGGAACGTGAATGTCTTCAAACACATCATTCCTCAGATTGTTAAGCACAGTCCCAACTGCACCATCCTGGTGGTTTCCAACCCAGGTAAGGCAGTCTTATCCTAGAGCAGTTATGAATACTATTTGTGAGGGAActagtgttttgttttctcagtctTCTAATTTACAAACTGAATGTTGAAAACTAATAGCTCTGTTTGTGTGGACATCTGCCATGTAGTTGCTAATGGTACAATGCAAGCAAATATTCTGTACTTTCTGATGCTCTCTTTATTCAGAACTTCTTTATGCAGAACTTCTCATAATGTCCATATTGTAAAAGGATGCTTCAGTGTAAATAGTCCAGTTATTTACATCCTTTACCTTAAGcagtagatattttaaaattttcatctttaaaGGAAACATTCATTTTGCTCTTAAATTGTATGTAAATCATAACTTTTGTGTCTGGAAAtgatacagtgattttttttttagtatgaagAATTTACCCtctatattttcaggaaaaaatacctGTGCTGAAGCTTATGTTAGGGGAAAGGGTAACTGTACTAGATTAGTTTATTTAGGTTACAAGAGAGTTATAAGTGATTACACATACTTGTGTGCTCACTTGCAAGTATCTCTTTGTACTGGGACAGCTTGGACATTTGGATGTCTAAAGCTGATATGCTTTGTAGGGTATCTCTTTCGGGCTATCTTTGCTTGATTCAGCATCTGAGTAAAGCCATTGCTACAAAGCCCTGGCAATGAAGTAACGCTGCTTTTAAAGGTAACTTGGCAGAGTCAAAACAGTGCACGACTCGGCTGGTGGTTGAGTAATTAGCTGGTATACAATTACTACCACTGAATACTGGTGTACTGAGCAAGTGGTTACTGTGCAAGTACAGTAATTTATAACAATTTTAAACATTTACCCAAAAATCAAACTGAGTGAAAGAACAAATTGTTCTTGTTCTAGCAAGGCTGAATTCAAACCATAGACTTTTCTCCAGTACAGTAGCTGTAGGAGGAGGACTGCATGGCTTTTTTAGAGTTATTTTTATAATGCTTTGTTTTATCAATGTGTGGAATTTTGTTCACTAGCCTTTCATAGTGGAAGTTATTGTGAGCCCATTAGAAGGGACTTCGAGGGTGCCGGAGCGTCAGGGGTCTCTTCTGCATGTGTGTCGGTGTGTGACCTTGATGTCCTTCTCTGTTTAACTTCCTTAGATCTGCCTGGGCTTTAGCTTAGACAGCACTGTCTGCAGCCTGGCCCGAGTGGAAAGCCCTACTGTAGGCAAACGATGAGATTACAAAGCAGAGCTCAAAGTTTGGGGGTGTCTCAGCAGCTAACTTGAAAGCCAGACTGTCCAGAGCGAATTCAAGTGTTCAGTAGGGAGGTGCTCTGTAGTTTGGACGGACTGCTGTGAtcctggcaggagcagccctggctgaAGCTGTACAGAAACTACGCCTGGCGAGCATGTCACTTGTAACAGCAAGGTGTTACACATCTGTACACAAATGTTCCCTGCTGAGAACTGAGTTCTGGAGCCACAATTATTGTAGCCTGTTTCTTATTGTTGCTTTGAGCTACAgactaggggtttttttcctctctgctcacaGCCTTTTCTGACTGTCCCAGCCTAGGTTCgggttttcttttctaaaactgtatttttacacGTGCATCTGAAGGACAGAACTCATCTGGCTTTTCATGCTGCAGAGGAAATTAGTGCAGAAACTGCTTAATGCACAAATCTGTTTAAGAAATAAGCCTGAAGTAGTTACCAACTAGAATGTGAATCTCAAACACGTTTCATTTTCAATTGCTTTACCTCTTACTGTGATGATAAAGTAGAAGGAAACATCGCTTAAGGAAATTGCGTGAATGTTTTAGCCATATGAAGAGCTCAGTCCCAATTCTGGATGTTCTAGGGATTTAGCTGTGACAAAAAAGCATCTCTGACTTTAGGTACTAGGATATTAATCTCCAAAGaccttccttgattttttttttttaacagtagctAGATGGGTCCTAAATGTCAAGCAGTCAGACAAATAGTTCGACCTAAAATACTGTGACCAGTGAGCCCAACTGTCTTTGGAGTCCTCCTGAATGCCTACAGCAAAGTAATTGTTGGAGCATTCTTCTGGGTGTATGTGGCTTGTGTCACTTACTGTGCATGTTCTTCTTTTCAGTGGATATATTAACTTATGTCACCTGGAAGCTGAGTGGCCTGCCAAAACACCGTGTGATTGGAAGTGGCTGCAATCTAGACACAGCAAGGTTTCGCTATCTGATGTCTGAGAGACTTGGTAtccaccccagcagctgccatGGCTGGATCTTGGGAGAACATGGTGACTCCAGTGGTAAGGAGCCCTTCTGACCTCCTTGGGAATAAGCAGGACAGCGTTAGAGGTTGAGGCCTCAAACATGATTGTGGTCCTGGCTACTCCTACTCTGTTTCCAGTTATCCTGGATGGGAAAAGTGGAGGGGGAGTTGCTAAGGTCTGCTGACACCTCAGCCCTCTCTCTGTTACAGTGGCTGTTTGGAGCGGAGTTAACGTGGCAGGCGTTTCTCTCCAGGAGCTGAATCCTGCCATGGGAACTGACAAAGATGCCGAGAACTGGAAGGAAGTCCACAAGCAAGTGGTTGAAAGGTAGAGTGCCTTGAGGAATAAGCTGGATATCTGGGATGCTGAAAGTAGCTGGGCTGCCTCCTTGTCACTGCCTCTCCAGTTGATTTGGGGAAAATTTTGTTCATTGTTTTAGGAAAACCTGTCTAGAGGTAACTATACGTGTTGCTACATCCCTTGTCCCACTTGTGAAATAAGGACTATACTAGCACAAATTATACACAGAtgttggctaaaaaaaaaatgaggatgtgTGTAGGCAGTGCATGGCTTTGACTCTAAATGTTTACCTACTCCAAATGTGCTCAGAATGATTATGCCGCTGACTTGAACAGAGAACATGTTCAGTTGTAGGTGTCTGTTTTTTCTGCGTAACACTAAGAACACTTTCACAGACAgaagctatttttctttctatctaaTCCTGTGAGAACAACAGGCCTTCTTTATTACGCCTGTGGTATAATGCAGACTTCATGCTTTATCCTCTAATGCTGAAATACGTAACTCTCTCTTTGACGTTTTAATTCCAAAACTTACAACGTGTCACAGGAATTTCAGATGCCTTAAAAGGGAAACATTCACTCATCTTAAGACTTGGCATTCACGCAGCGTCCTGACGACATCTTAAGGCAACTGTATTTCAATATTTCCATAGTGCCTATGAGGTGATCAAACTGAAGGGCTACACAAACTGGGCTATTGGCCTCAGCGTTGCTGACCTCTGTGAGACCATGCTGAAGAACCTGTGCCGGGTGCATTCCGTCTCAACCCTGGTAAAGGTAAGAAGCGGTGGCTGATTGGATGCTCCAGTGCATATTGTTGTTACGGAAAAGCTATCCAGGCTCAATTAGGAAGGTGCTGAACAGAGGAAGCTTTGTGGAATACTCTTGGAATTTGAAATGGGAGCTTCCTATTGCAACTTCCTTTCTAGCCAGACCCCTTAGCCTACCCTTCTCCCAAGTACGGAGCTGAAAGTTCTCTGTACTCTACCCAATGTTGTACTACCCTTGTGTAAAGCTTGCCATGTGTGGGGTGCAGATTCACGAAGATGAAGCAAAAATGGGAAACTTAATGGAGGCCCAGCTGCAATTGCATGAACCACTGTCCAGCGACGGTGCGAGGGAAGAGAGTGATGCCCTCTTACGGCTGGCGTAACTGGCTGCATCTAGTCCGTACCAGCTGTATAACCCCCGGTACAGCACAGACTCTGAGCAGGCTGAACTCAGTGCCCCCTCTATAGAAGCAAAAAGGACCTACCCTAATCCTGTGTCTTTGAATTTTGCCTGCGACTTGCTGTATATAAATACAAGTGAGGGGTTTGGAGGTGGGCTTTCCGAAATCTCCATCTCAGTATTGCCATCACTTGGTCTGAAACAGCTCTGTACTTGTTATTTTCTCAAATACGTTGTGACCAAAAACTTTCTGCAGGCTGCAAAATAATAGTCTTGAGCTCTGTGCCCAGAAGGCTTCCTGCTCTATAAACCAAAAGCTGAACAGGAGTGATGGATTCATGTCCGAGTGATCTCTTTTGTTTGTGGCAGGGCATGTATGGTGTTGAGAATGATGTCTTCCTGAGCCTTCCTGCTGTCTTAAGTGCCTCTGGATTGACGAGTGTCATTAACCAAAAGCTGAAGGATGATGAGGTGGCTCAGCTGAAGAAGAGCGCGGATACTCTGTGGAACATCCAGAAAGACCTCAAAGATCTCTAACTCACGAATGTTAGATTCCAGCAATAGAAAGCCAGCATGTTGTGTGCAAACCTACATCTCCATGGTAAACACGTCACGCTCTTCCAGGCTGAGCTTTGTCCACAGTAGCTAAACTTTTGCTTGCTGTAACGCACAGACCTTATGAACAAATAAAGCAACTTTCTGGCATGTTTTGTTGTCCTAGTGACTTGTTTTCGGTATTTAAATTGTCTAGTTTACTCTAGAGCTCTCCTTTAATGTTTGCCACAGAGCACACGGAGGTGTAGACACGCATGTCCTTTCAAAAGGTTAGAAGCAATGTAGTAATCACCTGTGGTGGGACTTCCCTAATGCAACCCTATTGGAAGCCTTTTCTGTAGGATTTAGTTTCAGTCCAGGTGCTGACTAAATGTAGTTCATTCCTGTTCGTGCAAGTTCTCTCCTATTGCAAGATAACTCCTATCCTGCGGGTCAGTAAGCATCGTTGCAGTTGGTGAAACATCACACCATGGTATGCTGGTGACAGCACTATTGACAAAGGGTGGCCCAGGGAGACCTCGGGAGGTCTGTTATTCTCGGTCGTGGGCTAAGGGCCAGACTCCTTTACCGATGGGAGAGGGAATGTTACAGTCTGCTTTTGTAGCTCCATGTGGAGATCTTACTGGAAGGCTTTCCATCCTTTGATAGCTTAATTTAAGTTCCTGCTAATAACTGGTCCTGATCACCTTTGCACAGTTCTTTCCTGCTTTGTTCTTGGTTAGTGAAAGAATTCAAAGCTATGTTGTGGGGCATCATCTTGCAGGATGCTTGAGACGGATGTGCACGAAGGGGTATCGGTTGTCTTAGAGGACAGGGGGTGGGCATTTTTCTCCTCTGATAGTGAATCTTGATTTGTTTCAAGATCACTCACCTACAGTAAAACTGGGTTTGTCCCTGATAGCATCAGTGTCCATGCCTCACCCATTAAAGTGTAGGGTCATACCTTGTTCTGTGGCCAGCAAACCCAGACTCAAAGTAGGTTGGGGCATCTGCAAGGAACATGGTGATCAGTGCCCAAGCTGGGCAGCTGCTATCACCTAGTGTCTGTCAAGCATTCCTTCAATCCCCTCTGAGTCcacagaggttttcttttttagtgaTCATAATCACAACAGCAGCATGAGATCTTTTGTTCCTAGATATTAAGCAACCAGAGAGGTGATGACAGAAACTGTCACAAAGAAGTGCCGTCCGTGACAAACAAGGAGCTGAAGGAATGAGCAAGGATGAGCGCTTTCTCAGCACATCAGCAGCTTCACTGTACCAACTTGTACTTTTGGGGAGGTGATATAATGAAGGAAAATTCTAAGGAATTTAAACAACAATGAAGTGGCCTAACGGGTGCTATGTGGGATTGGTTCAAAATTGTTGAATAGGAAGGAGTATCTCAGGCTAGGGGATTTTTAGGTTTTTATAAATAGGCCCTTCAGATTATTTGTTGCATTCGCTGATGTTTGTAAGCCCTGGGCAAGTATATTGATtatattgtaattaatttttattaggaGTCTTATCACACAACCTTGTATCTTAACCTCATTACGGTCGCGTGGCTGTAGAATAGCTTCCCCTACGTATGCTTACACACCACCAGCCTATCGCTTTCCATATTATAGTCTTATATCAACTATATAACTTCCTTAATAACTACATTGTTGTTGTACTTTATCACTAAAAGatagctgtgggtttttttctgaacacagtAGACTCGTATCTATCTTGTATATGCTTTGTTTGTACAGCCCATTGATACCATGAACTTTGTTCTTCTTTTATTCCATGAAAGGCAGTGCAGGTTTTTAAACACATTCCTGTGTGTCAAGAGGTGCCTTTGTCACTCCTTGGTCCAACAGAAAACATGGTGGTGCTGTTGGACGGAGTAATGCAGCCAGTAAGAAGCGGCACAGCAGAACACTTCGGAAGGTGCTGAGGACAACCTGCTGGACTCAAGTGAAGTAAGACcagtaatgttattttaattgctGGAAGGATCTGAACCCCCTCCCTTTTGCAGGTATAGAGATACAGGCTACGGAACAGAAAGTCAGCCTGACTACCCTGCAAATGTCAGACAAGAAACAAGCAGACACTGACGGACATCAGAGACGGGAAGGATACTACTGGCATGGTTGTGCCAGAGGACAACAGAAACTCAGTCCTCTGAGTTATGCTCAGGCTCAGATACAGTGGTAATAGCATGTATTTGTATCATGGCTTTCCAAAGAAATGGATGTGATGGAGACAGAGTTTgagttcacggaatcacggaattgtcagggttggaagggacctctagagatcatctcgtccaactcccctgctaaagcagggttgcccagagcacatcactcagggctgcatccaggcgggtcttgaagatctccagagaaggggactccaccacctccctgggcagcctgttccagggctctggcaccctcaccggaaagaagtttctcctcatatttaaatggaacttcccatgttccagcttgtgcccgttgcccctcgtcctatcgctgggaaccactgaaaagagtccagccccatcatcctccaacccaccctttaggtacttgtaaacatagataaggtctcccctcagccttctcttctccaggctaaagagctgCTTTTTCAATAGTCAAGGGATAAAAATGGGGCAGGGAATTGAAGGCAGGTTTAAAGAGTgaaatgaagttaaaaagaaCATGTAGGTGTAGAGCAGTGGAAATGGTGTATTTATGCAATTTGCTGGACTGGTAGTGCTCATATGACTTTCGTACCAGCTAACTTAGCACTGTGTTTTATGGTAAGTAGGTGACTTGTGCCTTAAGTTGCTCACAGAGTTCCTGTTATCATTGTGTTTACGCAATTCATGGCAGCCTTGTGCtgcaaagaaatgctgttttcccCAACTACAGATATAAACCAGAACAATTAAGCCACCAATTCCCAGTGGAATGTAGATGCTGAACTCTCACTGGTGTCAGTGTGACCAAAAGCCCAAAAATATTGAAGACACAGCTCCTTACGTTGTGCTCCAGACTGACACGGTGCCATAGTGTAACAGCCTCTCAGGGCAATACCTGCTTTTGGGCATTTCTTTCTTCTACGAACAGTTCTTCTCTAACACGTCTGTGAATCCAGCCTTATGTGAGTCAAAGCTTTTCAGAGACTACAGTAGCCAGAGTCTTCCTAAAAGCCACACCGGTCACAGGGACGTACCACATTTTTATAAACCGTTCCTGAGATACCATTGCTACGCGAGTTATTGTTCTGTGCAAGCAAAGGAGTCGTGCAAATAATTAACTTAAATTGTCAGTTGGAGGGGTCAGACTCAGGAGGGCTGGATTTGCTCAGTGTCCGAGATGAATAATTTACCTGCAAACATGAGCAACAAAGCCCAGGCTGGCCCAGGCAGTGGCTACGCAAAGGAAGATTTCAGAGTAACTATTTTCTCCCGTATGCTCTCCTCTTTAACAGCTCTTCAACATTATTTAGATGTGTTTACACATTTCCGTATCTGAGGTTTAGAATCCAGAAAATTTGTCAAAATAGCATGAAGGTGGATTCCTACCAGCATTGATTTCTGGAAAGGAATATTCATAATTCTTGCTCTgagatttctaaatgaaaatgcaaaaggaagaaaaaagattttttgctTGAGATACAGTTTTCTCTGTGCTgctaattctgtatttcagacaaTGAGACAGAAAGGCAATGATTTCCAGAGTCTGTTCATTCAGCAGTCTCCACCAACAGTAGATACCGGAATACTCTCCCAGTATTACTGGGAATCAGGCATGGTTACCATGTCTAAGAGTCACATCAAACTCATTTTCCTACCCACATACAACAGCAGAGTAGTCCCTCATACTCTCGGACTGAAGATCAGTCTAGAAGAGTGTTTGTTGACCTGCTGTTCGTTTTACTGAGTTTGTTTCTCCCACAGCAAATTGTTGTGCAGTAGAAggatataaataatttttaaatgacttCTGTGCTGGGCTGGTTCTGAATGCTGCAgtataattttcttaaaagataAAAGTCAGAAGAGGAATAAACAGAAATATCTCTTTTGACGTGCTTCAAGGGCATTCACAGTCAGTAGAGTGGTTCTCAGACAGAAAAGAAGACCACAGTCCCCTTAGACCAAGCGCCTTTGTTCCACTGAGTAGGATTTATGCTTAAGTGGTTTGTTGAATGGGGTTAAATTTCAATCTTAATGCTGACCATGGGATAACCTGTTTTTTTATGAAGTCCTTACGAATGGAAAAGCCTCTTTCAGCACGACACCCTTGAGTTTGCAGCACAGTCTTTCCAAGCATAGAAACCTTTGTTTGTAGCCAGAGAAGTAAAACGATGCAGTCCTGCCTACT
Encoded here:
- the LOC141462588 gene encoding L-lactate dehydrogenase B chain, translating into MATLKEKLITPIAAGAKVPNNKITVVGVGQVGMACAISVLGKELCDELALVDVLEDKLKGEMMDLQHGSLFLHTHKIVADKDYAVTANSKIVVVTAGVRQQEGESRLNLVQRNVNVFKHIIPQIVKHSPNCTILVVSNPVDILTYVTWKLSGLPKHRVIGSGCNLDTARFRYLMSERLGIHPSSCHGWILGEHGDSSVAVWSGVNVAGVSLQELNPAMGTDKDAENWKEVHKQVVESAYEVIKLKGYTNWAIGLSVADLCETMLKNLCRVHSVSTLVKGMYGVENDVFLSLPAVLSASGLTSVINQKLKDDEVAQLKKSADTLWNIQKDLKDL